GAGAATTTCCGTTTCCAGGAGCATTTATAGCGGTTCGGCGACCGGTGGTTCGGCGCCTGTTCTTGCGCAGGCTTGCGACGTTTCCCGCAGTTTGTTAGCGAACGGCGCGGAGCACCCGAGCCCGCCGAGCCGCCATCGCGTAGGCGGCGGAGAGCAGCGCGAGCGTCGATTCTGCACCCATGTTCGGGTTGACGAGTTCTTCGCCCAAGCCATCGAAACAGCCACCGCCGTTAGCCATCGTCACGCCGCGTGAATTCTTGCCGTAGTACCATTCCAACGCGATTTCTGCGGTCTCGACGTGGCTGGCGTCGCCGCTGAGGTCGAAAGCGGCGAGTTCGGCGTCGACCATCGAACACGCCTCGAGCGGCTGTTGCGCGTAACGCGCGCGGGGCCCGCCGTGTGGATACCAGCCGTCATTGCCAACCGGAACGTAAATGCCGTTTTCCAGGGTAACGCCTTCATAGAAGTGCAGGGCGGCCAAGCCGGCTTCCCCGTAACGCGCATCTTGCAGTGCGGCGCCGGCGCGGAGGAGCGCCTCGGGCAGGCGCGCGTTGTCGTACGTCATGATTGGTTCGAACCAGCGCCACTCATCGGTCGCGTTCTCAACATACGCGGCGAAGATTTCGTCGGCGAGGTATCGCAGGCCGCCGGCGTACTTATGGTCTTGGAACGCGCCGTGCGCGTGCGCCAAGCCGAGGGCCGCGTAGGCGCGCGAGCGGATGTATTCAAGCGATTCGAGTGACGGCAACGCGCGGTCGAGCAAGGTCGCGCAGACTCGCCGCCAGCTTTGCGAAGGCGCGTTTCCGACACCGTACCCTAACGCCCAGATCGCGCGGCCGCAACTGTCGTGCGTGCCGATCTCGTCGATCCAGCGCCGGTCGTAATCCATGAAGTTGTGAAAGCGCCCATCATCGAGCTGCGCGTGCGCAAGGAACGCAAGATAGTTCGACGCGAGACGCTGCGCTTGTTTGTCCGATGGATTGAGGCGCAAGTACGCAAGCACGACCATAAACGCGCGCGAAACGTCGTCGGTACAGTAGCCCCACGTGCGGTTTGGGACGTTTTCTATGGCATGCTGAATGACGCCGACGTCGTCGGAGAGCACTAGCAAATGATCGAGCGGAGGCGATGACGCTTGCGCGCGGGTCTTAGGCAGAGGTCACCAGCTCCAGCGGAGCGCGCGGACAAAGCTCGCTAAAGAGCGCACCATACTGGGCCGCGACGTGCGGCCAGGTCATTTGCCGGCCGAAGCGATAAGCGCGGCGCTCGGTCGCGCGGCGTAAGGACGGGTCGTCGAGCAGCATATTCAGGCCTGAGGCAATGGACGGCGCGTCGCGAAACTCGCACAAGAAGCCGCGGTTGAGTGCCAGCAACTCTTGCGCGTACAGATACGGCGTCGAAACGATCGCTTTGCCGCAGCCAACCGCGTATGCGAGAGTTCCACTGACAATCTGCGCCGGATTGAGATAGGGCGTGAGGTAGATATCGGTGGCCGTCAGATAACCCACGACCTCGTCGAAATCAAGATACTTGTCGACGAGCTGCACGTTGTAATGCAGTCCGTACTCCCGGATCATTGCGGTAAGCGACTCGCGGTACGATTCACCTTCGCGGCGGCGTACCACCGGATGCGTTTCACCCAAAATCAGGTAGAGCGCTTCCGGATGGCGCTTGACGACGCCGCGCATCGCCTCGATGGCGTATTCGAGGCCTTTACCGCGGCTGATCAACCCGAACGTAGAAATTACCGTGCGCTGACCGATGCCCCATGAAGCTTTCGCCGCGTATGTGTCTTGGAAGGGCACGTCGGGGACGCCGTGGTGAATCGTCTCCAAGATCTTGGGGTCGATGCCGTAAATGGTTTCGAGCAAACTGCGCCCTGTTTCCGAAAGTGTAACCACTTTGCTGGCGTGTTCGCAGAGCTCCCGCGTAACGCGCAGATAGGTTTCGTCCGGCTCCGGAAGCACGGTGTGCAAGGTTAAAACGACCGGTTTTTCGACCAATCGCAAAAAATCGACGAGCCACTCGCCCTTCTCCCCGCCAAACAGACCGTATTCGTGCTGGATGTTTACCAAGTCGATCGGATAGCTGTTGACGAATTCTGCGGCTTCCGCGTAGCTGACGCGCGACTCTTCGGCTATTCGGCCGACGACCTCGGGGGGATAGCGACGCATGTCGGCACCCGGCTCGTCGACGGCGATCACCGGACTCGAAAAACCGAAAGTGCGATCGTACGCGTCGACCATATCCTTCGTAAAGGTCGCGATCCCGCACTCGCGAGGCGGATACGAACCGAAGAACAAGGCGCGCGGCGGCAACATGTAGGCGATGGGCTCCTCCCTCCGTAGGACATCAGTCTACCCCGCCCCAGATGCGCGGTAAACCGAACGTTCCCTCGCTAGCCTACTATTCCTTGACCTGGAGATCCCAGGCGAGCGCCTGGTTCTAAAATCGTGCCTGGTTCGACACTGACGTCGTGGCCGATCACCGAGCCTCGCGCGACGTGCGCTTTCGGGCCGATCGTAACGCCGCTGGCGAGGATCGCTTCCTCGATGACGGCATCCGCCCCGACGCTGACGCGCTCCCATAGCACCGATTCGCGGACGGTCACGCGCGAACCGATACTACAGCCCGGTCCGAGCACGACGTTTGGACCAATTGTTGCGCTTGCATCCACTACCACGTCGGCACCAACGTGCACCGGCGGAATCACGCCCGGATGGCCGCGCAGAACGCCGCTTCCCTCGCCGCTGATTCCGGGCTCTACGGCAAGCGGCATCGCGCCGCTCAATACGTCGCGATGTGCGGCGAGATATTGTTCGGGTCTGCCGAGATCAAGCCAATAGTCGTTCGTCGTATAGGCGTAGAGCGTTTTCCCTTGCGCGATAATTTGCGGAAAGGTCGCGCGTTCGATCGAAACGTTTTGGCCGCTGGGAATGAAATCGAGAATTTCGCGCTCGAGCAGATACGTGCCCGCATTGATCTCATTCGTTGGCTCGTGTCCCTTGGGCGGCTTCTCGACGAACGAACTTACGCGGCCCTCGGCATCGTGCACGACACATCCAAACGGCGACGGGTCCTCAACGCGAATTAGATGCAGCGACCCAATGCCGCCTTTTTGATGGTGGTATTCGCGCATCGCTCGAAGATCGAGGCTCGTCAGAATGTCGCCGTTGAGAACGAAAAACGGCCCGGTGATATGCTCTTCGACGTTCTTAATCGCGCCGGCGGTACCGAGCGGCGTTTCCTCGATCACGTAGGTGACCTTCATATCGAGCTGCGTGCCGTCGCCGAAATAATCAACGATCGCTTGCGGCATATAACCCGCGGCCAGAATAACATCGCGTATCTCCGCAGCGTAAAGCCGCTCGAGCGTGCGCGCAAGGAAGGGGACGTTCATAATCGGCACCATCGGCTTGGGCGTGCCATATGTCAGTGGCCGCAGCCGGGTTCCCTCGCCTCCTACCAATACGATGGCCTGCATATGCGTTATGTTTACTGCGGCGTTACCCGACTCTTGCTTTGTCCCGTCTTTCTAAATTTTGTCACCCTGAGCATGTCGAAGGGTGACAGAGTAACGCGCTTACAACGATGCCATACAGTTGGCACATTCATTCAGTAGTCTCAAAGCATGCCGAAAATCATTTACGATTGGAACGCGGTGCAGGCATACTATGATGAAGGACACGGCTTCGTCGAATGCGCCCGCCGCTTTGGATTTTGCCACACGGCTTGGATCAAGGCGATAAGGCGCGGAGAGCTGCGCGTTGCACCGTCACTTTTTCCCGATAGACGCAAGAAATACGACTGGGCGGCGGTGCGAGCCCACTACGATATCGGCAACAGTTTCAGAGACTGCAAAGCAAGGTTTGGCTTTTGTGCGGCGTCCTGGACCAAAGCGGTTCAGCGCAGCGATATTGAGCCTCGTTCTTTTGGTATGTCCATTGCCGAATTGCTCTCAAACCGGAATAGAAATCGAACGCATGTTAAGCACAGGCTCATAAGAGCTGGGCTGCTCGCAAACAACTGTCAATCGTGCGGTTTATCGGCTTGGCAAGGCAAAGCGCTCAACATGCATCTCGATCACATCAACGGCGTCAAAAATGATAATCGGCTCGAAAATCTGCGCATGCTTTGCCCAAACTGCCATAGCCAAACGGCCACCTACGGAGGCCGAAACCTAAAGCGGCCCGGCGTTGCAAGGGCCGAGGCTTTTCCTGTAGTATAACGTTTCGCTACCAATCCCGGGTAGTTCAGCTGGAAGAACGGCAGACTCTGAATCTGCATGTCGGTGGTTCGAGCCCATCCCCGGGAGTAGCGCGGCCCCATCATCTAGAGGCCTAGGATGCCGCCCTCTCACGGCGGTAACGCGGGTTCGAATCCCGCTGGGGCTATTCTAAAACGCCTTATTCTACGGAGCTTTCGAACACTGGATGGGTACGCCGGTCCGGGCTAGCCGGGGTGCCCTCTACCGCTGACTTCCGTGCCGCCAGCCTCTCGATCTTCCAGGTCGTATTCGCCGTCGTCGTCGCCAAGTTCGTCGTTCTTGCCGTCCTTGTCAGAACGATCGTCGGATCGTTTGTTCGGGTCGGTTGGATCGCGCTGCTTTTGGTTCGGATCAATCGGGTTCGGCATATCTCCAGGTGTAGACACTTGTAAGCCTCCGTAGTCTTAGGATTGTAGGTCGGAGCTTACCCATTGAGCCGCGTCGTCAAGCCGCACCCGTCAGTTCTTCCTCGATCGCGAACGGGCTGGACTTGCGCCTCGGCCGAAGCGCCTGTTTGTAGCGACGACACTTGCATTTTGGATTCATGGTGGACGAGCATCCGCCGTCGAAGTGATTTGCCCTGGTATCGCCGCAGTGAGCGCAGTCGAGTGGACCGTACCGGAGCATTCAAGTGATCCTGTTAGTTAGAAGCAGTTACGCGGCTGCGA
This Candidatus Eremiobacterota bacterium DNA region includes the following protein-coding sequences:
- a CDS encoding HNH endonuclease, which produces MSIAELLSNRNRNRTHVKHRLIRAGLLANNCQSCGLSAWQGKALNMHLDHINGVKNDNRLENLRMLCPNCHSQTATYGGRNLKRPGVARAEAFPVV
- a CDS encoding NDP-sugar synthase; translation: MQAIVLVGGEGTRLRPLTYGTPKPMVPIMNVPFLARTLERLYAAEIRDVILAAGYMPQAIVDYFGDGTQLDMKVTYVIEETPLGTAGAIKNVEEHITGPFFVLNGDILTSLDLRAMREYHHQKGGIGSLHLIRVEDPSPFGCVVHDAEGRVSSFVEKPPKGHEPTNEINAGTYLLEREILDFIPSGQNVSIERATFPQIIAQGKTLYAYTTNDYWLDLGRPEQYLAAHRDVLSGAMPLAVEPGISGEGSGVLRGHPGVIPPVHVGADVVVDASATIGPNVVLGPGCSIGSRVTVRESVLWERVSVGADAVIEEAILASGVTIGPKAHVARGSVIGHDVSVEPGTILEPGARLGSPGQGIVG
- a CDS encoding glycosyltransferase family 4 protein, producing MLPPRALFFGSYPPRECGIATFTKDMVDAYDRTFGFSSPVIAVDEPGADMRRYPPEVVGRIAEESRVSYAEAAEFVNSYPIDLVNIQHEYGLFGGEKGEWLVDFLRLVEKPVVLTLHTVLPEPDETYLRVTRELCEHASKVVTLSETGRSLLETIYGIDPKILETIHHGVPDVPFQDTYAAKASWGIGQRTVISTFGLISRGKGLEYAIEAMRGVVKRHPEALYLILGETHPVVRRREGESYRESLTAMIREYGLHYNVQLVDKYLDFDEVVGYLTATDIYLTPYLNPAQIVSGTLAYAVGCGKAIVSTPYLYAQELLALNRGFLCEFRDAPSIASGLNMLLDDPSLRRATERRAYRFGRQMTWPHVAAQYGALFSELCPRAPLELVTSA